A section of the Rubrobacter naiadicus genome encodes:
- the nuoL gene encoding NADH-quinone oxidoreductase subunit L yields the protein MNTAGSQLIIAAIVGLPFMSFLACVFLGRRLKENAQYVSILAVTISLVFSVFALLWVAGVLPASGGQISFSVPWIGLGENATFPMGVQIGHWTAVMLVIVCFVSLMVQLFSGGYMAGHPRFAWYYAVVSIFTGSMLGLVVSPNFIQAYFFWELVGGTSYLIHGFYFERPAATYAAQKAFIVNRVADAALFIGIMVFWRETGTTSFSGIAEAAKAGIIGQTALTIGLLLVLLGATGKSAQFPLHVWLSNAMQGPTPLSALIHAAAMIVTGVYVISRTYDIFVQSPTAMEVVAIVGAFTAFMAATMALVQKDIKQIIAYSTISQFGYVMLGLGVGAFTAGVFHIYTHALFKSLLFLLAANLGYAVAGSSDMRVMGGLKSRMPVTYWAFVIAGLALAGVFPFSGFWSKDAVIAAAYEGGHYVLFALALLTVGLTAFYIFRGIFICFHGEPRSEDARKASEVPVIMRVPVVILAFLSVVAGWVGIPKGFGLPVKDVFGDFVRPDRFVQSMTHANPGLFSFVLAGISVLFALVGLWLAYVFVLARPQWAEALGRRLPVVHDFLLNGWYFDLCYDRLFVRPAKALGRAVRDFDLREVGGLVSGFGRGAGWAGEKLRSLQTGGAQNYALFILFGAFAVAVLASAQYSFIAVIVLVAFGLAAAAVGSRL from the coding sequence TTGAACACGGCGGGATCGCAGCTCATCATCGCGGCCATAGTCGGGCTGCCTTTCATGTCCTTTCTCGCGTGCGTCTTCCTCGGGCGGCGCCTGAAGGAGAACGCCCAGTACGTCTCGATACTTGCCGTCACGATCTCGCTCGTCTTCTCCGTCTTCGCGCTTCTGTGGGTCGCCGGGGTGCTGCCCGCGAGCGGGGGCCAGATCTCTTTCTCTGTGCCCTGGATAGGACTCGGGGAGAACGCGACGTTCCCGATGGGCGTGCAGATCGGGCACTGGACGGCGGTCATGCTCGTGATCGTGTGTTTCGTGAGCCTGATGGTGCAGCTCTTCTCCGGCGGGTACATGGCGGGTCATCCCCGGTTCGCCTGGTACTACGCGGTGGTGAGCATCTTCACCGGTTCGATGCTCGGGCTCGTCGTCTCTCCGAACTTCATCCAGGCGTACTTCTTCTGGGAGCTCGTCGGCGGGACCTCTTATCTGATCCACGGCTTCTACTTCGAGCGTCCGGCGGCGACCTACGCGGCGCAGAAGGCTTTCATCGTCAACCGGGTGGCCGACGCGGCGCTCTTTATCGGGATCATGGTCTTCTGGCGCGAGACGGGGACGACCTCCTTCTCCGGGATAGCCGAGGCGGCGAAGGCCGGGATCATCGGGCAGACGGCGCTCACCATCGGACTTCTCCTGGTTCTGCTCGGGGCGACGGGCAAGAGCGCGCAGTTCCCGCTGCACGTGTGGCTCTCGAACGCCATGCAGGGTCCGACCCCGCTCTCGGCCCTGATCCACGCGGCGGCGATGATCGTCACCGGCGTCTACGTGATCTCGCGCACCTACGACATCTTCGTCCAGAGCCCTACGGCGATGGAGGTCGTCGCGATAGTCGGGGCGTTCACCGCGTTCATGGCGGCGACGATGGCGCTGGTGCAGAAGGACATAAAGCAGATAATCGCTTACTCGACGATCTCGCAGTTCGGGTACGTGATGCTCGGGCTCGGCGTCGGGGCCTTCACGGCCGGTGTCTTCCACATCTACACCCACGCGCTCTTCAAGTCGCTTCTGTTCCTGCTCGCGGCGAACCTGGGGTACGCCGTGGCCGGCAGCTCTGACATGCGGGTGATGGGTGGACTGAAGAGCAGGATGCCGGTCACCTACTGGGCTTTCGTGATAGCCGGTCTCGCGCTCGCCGGGGTCTTCCCGTTCAGCGGGTTCTGGAGCAAGGACGCTGTGATAGCGGCGGCTTACGAGGGAGGGCACTACGTGCTCTTCGCCCTGGCCCTTCTTACGGTGGGGCTGACCGCGTTCTACATCTTCCGGGGGATCTTCATCTGCTTCCACGGGGAGCCGCGCAGCGAAGACGCGCGCAAGGCGAGCGAGGTTCCCGTGATAATGCGCGTGCCGGTCGTGATACTGGCCTTTCTGTCGGTGGTCGCCGGCTGGGTTGGTATCCCCAAGGGGTTCGGGCTGCCCGTGAAGGACGTCTTCGGGGACTTCGTGCGCCCCGACCGGTTCGTGCAGAGCATGACGCACGCGAACCCGGGGCTGTTCAGCTTCGTGCTGGCAGGCATCTCGGTTCTCTTCGCGCTCGTCGGGCTGTGGCTCGCGTACGTGTTCGTGCTGGCGCGGCCTCAGTGGGCCGAGGCGCTCGGGAGGAGGTTGCCGGTGGTTCACGACTTCCTCCTCAACGGTTGGTACTTCGACCTCTGTTACGACAGGCTCTTCGTCCGTCCGGCCAAAGCCCTCGGACGGGCGGTGCGTGACTTCGATCTGCGGGAGGTTGGTGGTTTGGTGAGCGGCTTTGGCAGGGGCGCGGGATGGGCCGGCGAGAAGCTGCGCTCGCTTCAGACCGGCGGAGCCCAGAACTACGCGCTCTTCATACTCTTCGGGGCTTTCGCGGTGGCGGTGCTCGCGAGCGCGCAGTACTCGTTCATCGCCGTCATCGTGCTCGTGGCGTTCGGGCTGGCGGCTGCTGCGGTGGGGTCCAGGCTGTGA